The following proteins are encoded in a genomic region of Natronorubrum halophilum:
- a CDS encoding universal stress protein, whose product MNVLVGIVGSDESIKTLRQAIDRTSEVGDDLTVAVVDKPEAKRSQEEMAQQAREQLSEANVDAEVVTLEGDPGSSLVDYAEQGEFDQLVIGGGTLSPMGKIQLGPITEFVLLNAPTTVKLVR is encoded by the coding sequence ATGAACGTCCTAGTGGGAATCGTCGGGAGCGACGAATCGATCAAGACGCTCCGACAGGCGATCGACCGAACGAGCGAGGTCGGCGACGATCTCACCGTCGCCGTCGTCGACAAACCCGAGGCGAAACGATCACAGGAGGAGATGGCCCAGCAGGCGCGGGAACAGCTCTCGGAGGCGAACGTCGACGCCGAGGTCGTCACCCTCGAGGGAGACCCGGGCAGTTCGCTGGTCGACTACGCCGAGCAGGGGGAGTTCGACCAGCTGGTGATCGGCGGCGGGACGCTGAGCCCGATGGGGAAGATTCAACTCGGGCCGATCACCGAATTCGTCCTGTTGAACGCTCCGACGACCGTCAAACTGGTGCGATAA